GCGCCCTGCACTGTTATCGGAATGGATTGGAAGGGGCAGAGTATTGGTGTGCCCATCGCTTCGTGCCGGATGAGCACTCCCTCTACGCATCGCTGACAGCCAATGCGCTTATCTGATTCAGCGCACTCACCGACCATCCCGCGAGTCGAGCCGCTTTCCTAGCCGCCGGGCTGGAAGCTGTTTTCGGCAACGACCATCCAATCGTTACCGAGAGGCACCGGCCGAGCATCAGGCATAGAACCTTGCGGGACCCCCATCAAGCCGGGGCGAGAAAATCCGCCATTTTCCTCACGGACCATGCTGTCGACGTCGACAGACTGAACCTGCCAAACCTGACCCTTGGCGTTAACCAGACTCCGGTGGGTAAGGCCGAATATAAAACGGCAATAATCCAGTTTGAGCTGCATCAGGTCCTGCTCTGCCTTGCTGATCTTACGCAGCAGTACCTGATGGACACCGTCGGCGTAGTCCATACAATCATCCATGACGCAAATTTGGGCCGCAGTTTATCACGACGGTTTGATGACAGTGATAAGCGCGATCCCCGGAGCGGTGATGGAAGTCACGTTCCTCGCGAATAAGGCCTGATCTCGCCACTGCCGGAAGCGACTAACGGTCGTCCGGGTGGCGGGTCTGGAAAGTCGGAACCATTGGCATGTCCAATGCTTCCGTACCGCGCTTCAGGGTCAGCTTCCAGGTCATATCCGGATCGACAGTACACAGCGGGGCCTGGAATTCCGCATGGAGACGAAGACGATTGCCGTCCGGCGAACCCTGTTGCAACGCAACCGGGTACTGCCCCATATACATGGATTGACCTTCCAGTATGGCGACCATGCGCTGCCCTTTCGCAGCTCCGGCGGGCACTGATAACACCAGTTGCAGGGCATCAGTAGGCGCGGGCCCGGTGCGCTCCAGGTCCAGCGACCAGGTATTTGCCCCTTCGCCCCAGCGGCATGTTCCCGCATCAAGGTCGCAGACCGGGGCATTGGCCTCATGAGATGCGGTAACCCATGCATCTTCCGATGCCAGGTAGCGCGGCCCGAAGATGATGGCAGCCACCAGGCCGGCGATGCAGACTACGACAAGCAAACCCCGAAGCAAGCAGTTCTTCCCCTATCACAAGCAAAACGCACAACCAGAACAGGCCTCACGGCCAGGGCCGCATTGTCCGGCAATTAGCGGACAAAGACTACTGTCGCTGAGGACGAACGCCCCTACGCCCAGAGTACTTGGACACTACGAGGGTCAGGCCTGAAGCATGCTTCGGGACTTCTGCGATATCAGGAAAACAGGCTAACGAATGCGGTCAGTGACCGCCTTGAAGCGTGTCAGCACGTTTTCGATACGACCGAGGGAATCGCCGACGCTTGCTTTCTGGCTTTCCTCAAACTCCAAACCGTAGATGGTGCCATCGTCAGCAACGCGAGAATTACGTACCAGCGCCTCCGCCTGCTCCACCGTGATGTCGCCGACTTCGGTATTCAACCGAAGGCTGAACTGGAGTTTGTCCCCTTCCTTGAACTCCTCATCGCTGACGATGGCCATGCCCAGCCTGGAGAAATCCATGACCTGCACTTCAAGCCATTTTTTGGAGAAGAGGCCTTTCCTGACCTTGACCCGGGCGTCCATCTGGATGAAAGGCAGTCGTTCTCTGCGGCGGCGTTCGCGCATGGTGAAGCTCCGATTGCGGATGTCTGGCGTTGTTATTCTTGGACCGTTGTGTTCAGGGTGATCGATTTGGGGTCGACTGAGCGGACTTTAGCAAAATGCCGGGCCAGAACCCGGTTTCCAGTCACAATTTAACGCAAAAGGGAGACGGGTTTTTGGCGAATTCGCACCAAAAAACGCCATTCCGCCTGGAATTTAGACGATTTAACGAGATTCTGCCGGGTTCGTCGTACCCGCCTCCCGAACACCCCGCAACCTCGCCGCGCCAGGTCACTTCAAGTAAACGAGATCTACAGTGAACGATGACGGGTAATACGGAAGGTGTCCGTGATCGCTTCGCCATTCCAGACATAGCGTAGATGAGGTCCCTGCCAGGGCAGCGCCATCGTGCGGGGCCGGAACGCGGCGACACATTCGCCTTTAGGGTGGCGCACGCTGCGATACAGCAGCCCGTGACTGCCCGCTTCACGCCGCTGGGCGGCGTAGCGTTGGCTATGGGGATAGTTATCAGGATTCGGGTCGTGCAACGCCTCGTACTCTGTCGGGCGCAGATCGTCCACCGGAAGCATTACCTTGCTGATGTAGCAGCGCATGGTGAGCTCCATGGGCGGATCCTGCGTCGCCCGCAGGAAACGCTCCCGATGGAATACCGTCTCGCGAATGGCGGTCTCGAGGGTGCTGGCAGCGTAATAGATACCGTACTCACCGCTGGTGAACCGGCTGGACGACCCCAGGTGGGTAAAAGCCGCCATTAGCGGTGTGGAGCCGGCGCCGAAGACACGGTCTTCAAAAGGCACCCGCTCGATATCGCCGGTCAGGTCCCGCAGGCGGTCGTTGGTCAACCCTTCGATTTCCGCCGCCAGCTCGAACTCCTCCTGGGAGAGCACCGACTCGAACACGTTGATGGGCGGAAAATGGGAGGGCACGATCCGGTGCGCCTCCCATTCCGGTACGACGGCCTGCGGTTCAGGATAATCCGACATTTACCAGCCCCGCTGGGCGTCCAGGTAACGGCGGGTTTCAGCCAGGTGCAGGATACTGCCTCGCTTCATGAACTCCAGCGCGGTTACACCGTTGAACGGCAATGCACTGTTCGGTGCATGGACCCAGCGGGCGGCCAATTCTCGCGTTGGATAGAGAATCTGCAAAGCCTTGTAGATACCCATGATGTAGCTAATGCGCTCCATCAAGTCGCGGTTCAGTCGCTGGG
The window above is part of the Marinobacter nanhaiticus D15-8W genome. Proteins encoded here:
- a CDS encoding PilZ domain-containing protein is translated as MRERRRRERLPFIQMDARVKVRKGLFSKKWLEVQVMDFSRLGMAIVSDEEFKEGDKLQFSLRLNTEVGDITVEQAEALVRNSRVADDGTIYGLEFEESQKASVGDSLGRIENVLTRFKAVTDRIR
- a CDS encoding MbcA/ParS/Xre antitoxin family protein — translated: MTQSNATTPADLNNEERRGQVALKAFFNITAEWGCSQADRQKLLGDIARSTLNNYAKLPAQRLNRDLMERISYIMGIYKALQILYPTRELAARWVHAPNSALPFNGVTALEFMKRGSILHLAETRRYLDAQRGW
- a CDS encoding RES family NAD+ phosphorylase; the encoded protein is MSDYPEPQAVVPEWEAHRIVPSHFPPINVFESVLSQEEFELAAEIEGLTNDRLRDLTGDIERVPFEDRVFGAGSTPLMAAFTHLGSSSRFTSGEYGIYYAASTLETAIRETVFHRERFLRATQDPPMELTMRCYISKVMLPVDDLRPTEYEALHDPNPDNYPHSQRYAAQRREAGSHGLLYRSVRHPKGECVAAFRPRTMALPWQGPHLRYVWNGEAITDTFRITRHRSL